Proteins encoded by one window of Perca fluviatilis chromosome 13, GENO_Pfluv_1.0, whole genome shotgun sequence:
- the LOC120571378 gene encoding uncharacterized protein K02A2.6-like isoform X1, whose translation MHRDEKDMEPELVALLSTAPISVTAGEFENASSSCSELTFLRQQISQKWPPSGKTVNPVLQPYFKIRHELSVKDNLVFRGSRLVVPVSLRSTLISLAHEGHQGIVRTKRRLRELYWFPGMDALVRSEICACSLCQRSDKSARVFEAPLQPVPLPEGPWRKLGIDIVGPFETATWDCKFAITLTDYYSKWPEVAFASSVTTETVLGFLRSLFSRYGNPESVVTDNGPQFKDRGITLIHSSVYHPSSNGAIERFNRVFKGCIQAAILQNKPWKLATTEFLQAYRATPHAMTDASPFELMHGRKMRTKLNVLAPPATTAHDGDVRHRVSLHQAHMKQYCDARRGAHTPVFKEGDRVSAKTSACSKGTSEILCTHQD comes from the coding sequence ATATGGAACCGGAGCTGGTGGCCTTGTTGTCAACGGCCCCTATCTCAGTGACTGCTGGCGAGTTCGAAAATgcttcctcttcctgctccGAACTCACTTTTCTGCGTCAGCAAATTAGCCAGAAGTGGCCTCCTTCTGGGAAGACGGTGAATCCAGTGCTTCAGCCATACTTCAAAATTAGGCATGAACTGAGTGTGAAAGACAACTTGGTGTTTCGAGGGTCACGCCTAGTTGTGCCTGTCTCCTTGCGCAGCACGCTCATTTCCCTGGCACATGAAGGTCATCAAGGCATTGTGCGGACAAAACGGAGACTGCGCGAGCTTTACTGGTTCCCAGGCATGGACGCACTGGTTCGTTCTGAGATTTGTGCCTGTTCACTGTGTCAAAGATCAGACAAGTCAGCAAGAGTTTTTGAGGCACCGTTGCAGCCTGTGCCTTTACCTGAGGGCCCATGGCGTAAGCTGGGAATAGATATTGTTGGACCATTTGAAACTGCAACATGGGACTGCAAGTTTGCAATCACCCTCACTGATTATTACTCAAAGTGGCCAGAAGTTGCTTTTGCATCATCTGTTACTACTGAGACAGTGCTTGGATTTCTCAGAAGTCTCTTCAGCCGCTACGGTAACCCAGAATCTGTGGTCACGGATAATGGGCCACAATTTAAAGACCGGGGAATCACGCTTATCCATTCGTCTGTGTACCATCCCTCCTCCAATGGTGCCATAGAGCGATTCAACAGAGTCTTTAAAGGCTGTATCCAAGCTGCAATCCTCCAGAATAAGCCGTGGAAACTTGCAACAACTGAGTTCCTTCAGGCATATCGTGCCACACCTCATGCCATGACCGACGCATCGCCATTTGAACTCATGCATGGCCGAAAAATGAGAACTAAGCTCAATGTTCTCGCCCCTCCGGCTACGACAGCTCATGACGGTGACGTGCGTCACAGAGTTTCCCTTCACCAAGCTCACATGAAACAGTACTGTGATGCAAGACGGGGAGCACACACTCCTGTTTTCAAAGAAGGGGATAGAGTGAGTGCGAAAACCAGTGCATGTTCCAAAGGGACATCAGAAATTCTCTGCACCCATCAAGATTAA
- the LOC120571378 gene encoding uncharacterized protein K02A2.6-like isoform X2, whose amino-acid sequence MEPELVALLSTAPISVTAGEFENASSSCSELTFLRQQISQKWPPSGKTVNPVLQPYFKIRHELSVKDNLVFRGSRLVVPVSLRSTLISLAHEGHQGIVRTKRRLRELYWFPGMDALVRSEICACSLCQRSDKSARVFEAPLQPVPLPEGPWRKLGIDIVGPFETATWDCKFAITLTDYYSKWPEVAFASSVTTETVLGFLRSLFSRYGNPESVVTDNGPQFKDRGITLIHSSVYHPSSNGAIERFNRVFKGCIQAAILQNKPWKLATTEFLQAYRATPHAMTDASPFELMHGRKMRTKLNVLAPPATTAHDGDVRHRVSLHQAHMKQYCDARRGAHTPVFKEGDRVSAKTSACSKGTSEILCTHQD is encoded by the coding sequence ATGGAACCGGAGCTGGTGGCCTTGTTGTCAACGGCCCCTATCTCAGTGACTGCTGGCGAGTTCGAAAATgcttcctcttcctgctccGAACTCACTTTTCTGCGTCAGCAAATTAGCCAGAAGTGGCCTCCTTCTGGGAAGACGGTGAATCCAGTGCTTCAGCCATACTTCAAAATTAGGCATGAACTGAGTGTGAAAGACAACTTGGTGTTTCGAGGGTCACGCCTAGTTGTGCCTGTCTCCTTGCGCAGCACGCTCATTTCCCTGGCACATGAAGGTCATCAAGGCATTGTGCGGACAAAACGGAGACTGCGCGAGCTTTACTGGTTCCCAGGCATGGACGCACTGGTTCGTTCTGAGATTTGTGCCTGTTCACTGTGTCAAAGATCAGACAAGTCAGCAAGAGTTTTTGAGGCACCGTTGCAGCCTGTGCCTTTACCTGAGGGCCCATGGCGTAAGCTGGGAATAGATATTGTTGGACCATTTGAAACTGCAACATGGGACTGCAAGTTTGCAATCACCCTCACTGATTATTACTCAAAGTGGCCAGAAGTTGCTTTTGCATCATCTGTTACTACTGAGACAGTGCTTGGATTTCTCAGAAGTCTCTTCAGCCGCTACGGTAACCCAGAATCTGTGGTCACGGATAATGGGCCACAATTTAAAGACCGGGGAATCACGCTTATCCATTCGTCTGTGTACCATCCCTCCTCCAATGGTGCCATAGAGCGATTCAACAGAGTCTTTAAAGGCTGTATCCAAGCTGCAATCCTCCAGAATAAGCCGTGGAAACTTGCAACAACTGAGTTCCTTCAGGCATATCGTGCCACACCTCATGCCATGACCGACGCATCGCCATTTGAACTCATGCATGGCCGAAAAATGAGAACTAAGCTCAATGTTCTCGCCCCTCCGGCTACGACAGCTCATGACGGTGACGTGCGTCACAGAGTTTCCCTTCACCAAGCTCACATGAAACAGTACTGTGATGCAAGACGGGGAGCACACACTCCTGTTTTCAAAGAAGGGGATAGAGTGAGTGCGAAAACCAGTGCATGTTCCAAAGGGACATCAGAAATTCTCTGCACCCATCAAGATTAA